In Kitasatospora gansuensis, a genomic segment contains:
- the ppgK gene encoding polyphosphate--glucose phosphotransferase, translated as MTAVFGVDIGGSGIKGAPVDLERGTLAEERYKVLTPRPASPSAVVEAVREVVANFDHQGPVGLTFPGVVVGGSIHTAANVAKDWIGLDAAGLFRETLDLPVTVVNDADAAGLAEVRYGAGRGRDGVVLLLTFGTGIGSALFTDGMLVPNTELGHLELRGKDAERRASSAARERHELSWAEWADRVDEYLDLVERLFSPQLIIVGGGVSRKHDKFLPLLKQRPAEVVPALLRNDAGIVGAAMAAASD; from the coding sequence GTGACGGCTGTGTTCGGTGTGGACATCGGTGGTTCGGGCATCAAGGGTGCCCCGGTCGATCTCGAACGGGGCACCCTCGCCGAGGAGCGGTACAAGGTCCTGACGCCCCGTCCGGCCTCGCCCTCGGCGGTGGTCGAGGCGGTCCGCGAGGTGGTCGCCAACTTCGACCACCAGGGCCCGGTCGGGCTGACCTTCCCCGGCGTGGTGGTCGGCGGCAGCATCCACACCGCCGCCAACGTGGCCAAGGACTGGATCGGCCTGGACGCCGCCGGTCTGTTCCGGGAGACCCTGGACCTGCCCGTCACCGTGGTCAACGACGCCGACGCGGCGGGCCTGGCCGAGGTCCGGTACGGCGCAGGACGGGGCCGGGACGGCGTGGTGCTGCTGCTCACCTTCGGCACCGGCATCGGCAGCGCCCTGTTCACGGACGGCATGTTGGTGCCCAACACCGAGCTCGGCCACCTCGAACTCCGCGGCAAGGACGCCGAACGCCGGGCCTCCTCGGCCGCCCGCGAACGGCACGAGCTGAGCTGGGCCGAGTGGGCGGACCGGGTGGACGAGTACCTGGACCTGGTGGAGCGGCTGTTCTCGCCGCAGCTGATCATCGTCGGCGGTGGAGTGAGCCGGAAGCACGACAAGTTCCTGCCGCTGCTCAAGCAGCGTCCGGCCGAGGTGGTCCCGGCGCTGCTGCGCAACGACGCGGGCATCGTCGGCGCCGCGATGGCCGCGGCGAGTGACTGA
- the xseA gene encoding exodeoxyribonuclease VII large subunit, producing the protein MANTSSPEAPIPVGKVSALIGSWVDRLGAIWVEGQITQLSRRPGAGVVFLTLRDPDRDVSLTVTCFRQVFEQVAEDVQEGSRVLVFAKPEWYVARGTLSLRATEIRLVGLGELLARLEHLKRKLAAEGLFATERKQRLPFLPHCVGLVTGRGSAAERDVLENARRRWPAVRFEVRNVPVQGAAAVAQVTAAVRELDEHPEVDVIIVARGGGSVEDLLPFSDEGLVRAVAAARTPVVSAIGHEPDQPLLDFVADLRASTPTDAAKRVVPDVNEELTRVHQLRDRARRHITHRVEREQAGLAGLLSRPVLAAPHRLVDGPAEQVAALLERSRRVLGHRLDAAESDLGHTLARVVALSPLATLQRGYAVLQHADGRVVSDPADLTPGELLHARVAEGAFEVTATQG; encoded by the coding sequence ATGGCCAACACCAGCTCACCCGAGGCGCCGATCCCGGTCGGCAAGGTTTCCGCGCTCATCGGCAGTTGGGTGGACCGGCTCGGGGCGATCTGGGTGGAGGGGCAGATCACCCAGCTCAGCCGGCGCCCCGGAGCCGGGGTGGTGTTCCTGACGCTGCGTGACCCGGACCGGGACGTCTCACTGACCGTCACCTGCTTCCGGCAGGTCTTCGAGCAGGTCGCCGAGGACGTCCAGGAGGGCTCCCGGGTGCTGGTCTTCGCCAAACCCGAGTGGTACGTCGCCCGGGGCACCCTCTCGCTGCGGGCCACCGAGATCCGGCTGGTCGGCCTGGGCGAGCTGCTCGCCCGGCTGGAGCACCTGAAGCGGAAGCTGGCCGCCGAGGGCCTGTTCGCCACCGAGCGCAAACAGCGGCTGCCGTTCCTGCCGCACTGCGTCGGCCTGGTCACCGGCCGGGGCTCGGCCGCCGAGCGGGACGTACTGGAGAACGCCAGGCGCCGCTGGCCCGCCGTCCGCTTCGAGGTCCGGAACGTCCCGGTGCAGGGCGCCGCCGCGGTGGCCCAGGTGACCGCCGCGGTACGGGAGTTGGACGAGCACCCCGAGGTGGACGTGATCATCGTGGCCCGCGGCGGCGGCAGCGTGGAGGACCTGCTGCCGTTCTCGGACGAGGGCCTGGTCCGGGCGGTGGCCGCCGCCCGTACGCCGGTGGTCAGCGCGATCGGGCACGAGCCGGACCAGCCGCTGCTGGACTTCGTCGCCGACCTGCGGGCCTCCACCCCGACCGACGCCGCCAAGCGGGTGGTGCCGGACGTGAACGAGGAGCTGACCCGGGTGCACCAGCTCCGGGACCGGGCCCGACGGCACATCACCCACCGGGTGGAGCGCGAGCAGGCCGGCCTGGCCGGTCTGCTCAGCCGCCCGGTGCTGGCCGCCCCGCACCGGCTGGTGGACGGCCCGGCCGAGCAGGTCGCGGCCCTGCTGGAGCGCTCCCGGCGGGTCCTCGGGCACCGGCTGGACGCCGCCGAGTCCGACCTCGGCCACACCCTGGCCCGGGTGGTCGCGCTCTCCCCGCTGGCCACCCTGCAGCGCGGCTACGCGGTGCTCCAGCACGCCGACGGCCGGGTGGTCAGCGACCCGGCCGACCTGACGCCCGGTGAGCTGCTGCACGCCAGGGTCGCCGAGGGCGCCTTCGAGGTGACGGCCACTCAGGGCTGA
- a CDS encoding exodeoxyribonuclease VII small subunit — MTEQQGNNADDSLGYEQARDALLDVVRQLEAGGVPLEESLALWERGEQLAKVCQRWLDGARARLDAALAAEGGETGGE; from the coding sequence ATGACAGAGCAGCAGGGGAATAACGCGGACGACAGCCTCGGTTACGAGCAGGCGAGGGACGCCCTGCTCGACGTGGTCCGGCAGCTGGAGGCGGGGGGCGTCCCGCTCGAGGAGTCACTGGCCCTCTGGGAGCGCGGCGAGCAGCTGGCCAAGGTCTGCCAGCGCTGGCTGGACGGGGCCAGGGCCCGGCTGGACGCGGCACTGGCCGCCGAGGGCGGGGAGACCGGCGGCGAGTAG
- a CDS encoding TerD family protein translates to MVISKGANVPVAAAEVLVELGWSTGPGVPDADASALLLAGGRVRSDADFVFYNQPQDVSGAVRHTGKRSAPGSVLDTLTVRLAGLDPTVETVVLAASSDGGRFGALPGLYLRVLDAASGAELVRFEDHGATTETAFVLGELYRRGDGWKFRAVGQGYDSGLAGLATDYGIQVDSEPSPAAAPTPVPAMPPAPPAAPPMTAPPMAAAPAPAPAAAPPSFTKITLTKEAPRLSLRKHGAVGGLLRVNLNWAPAAGAPQKTQSGAAGWLAKRLGAAGQSPMAGRDLDLACLWQLRDGSAGIVQAIGQRFGALHEAPFIQLANDDRTGAVATGEDLWINLDHADLIQRLVVFAFAFDNRPLTGLNGLATLYPATGAPVELPLDGCDFPATSCVVALLENDGGGLVVNREGRYFQAVEGRSNHQQIDEAYGWGLNWSAGRK, encoded by the coding sequence ATGGTGATTTCCAAGGGTGCGAACGTGCCGGTGGCGGCGGCCGAGGTGCTGGTCGAGCTGGGCTGGTCGACCGGCCCCGGCGTACCGGACGCCGACGCGTCCGCGCTGCTGCTCGCGGGTGGCCGGGTCAGGTCCGACGCGGACTTCGTCTTCTACAACCAGCCGCAGGACGTCTCCGGCGCCGTCCGGCACACCGGGAAGCGCTCGGCCCCCGGCTCGGTGCTGGACACCCTGACCGTCCGGCTGGCCGGGCTCGACCCGACGGTGGAGACGGTCGTGCTGGCCGCCTCCAGCGACGGCGGCCGGTTCGGCGCGCTGCCCGGGCTGTACCTGCGGGTGCTGGACGCGGCCTCCGGGGCGGAGCTGGTCCGGTTCGAGGACCACGGTGCGACCACCGAGACGGCCTTCGTGCTCGGGGAGCTGTACCGGCGCGGCGACGGCTGGAAGTTCCGCGCGGTGGGCCAGGGGTACGACTCCGGGCTGGCCGGGCTGGCCACCGACTACGGCATCCAGGTCGACTCGGAGCCCTCGCCGGCCGCTGCTCCGACTCCCGTTCCCGCCATGCCGCCTGCTCCGCCCGCCGCCCCTCCGATGACTGCCCCGCCGATGGCCGCCGCGCCCGCACCGGCGCCTGCCGCCGCCCCGCCCAGTTTCACCAAGATCACGCTGACCAAGGAGGCCCCGCGCCTGTCGCTGCGCAAGCACGGCGCGGTCGGCGGCCTGCTCCGGGTCAACCTCAACTGGGCGCCCGCCGCCGGCGCCCCGCAGAAGACGCAGTCCGGCGCGGCCGGCTGGCTGGCCAAGCGCTTGGGGGCGGCCGGCCAGTCCCCGATGGCGGGCCGGGACCTCGACCTGGCCTGCCTCTGGCAGCTGCGGGACGGCAGCGCCGGGATCGTGCAGGCGATCGGGCAGCGGTTCGGCGCGCTGCACGAGGCGCCGTTCATCCAGCTGGCCAACGACGACCGGACCGGTGCGGTGGCCACCGGCGAGGACCTCTGGATCAACCTGGACCACGCCGACCTGATCCAGCGTCTGGTGGTCTTCGCGTTCGCCTTCGACAATCGGCCGCTGACCGGCCTGAACGGCCTCGCCACCCTCTACCCCGCCACCGGCGCGCCGGTCGAATTGCCGCTGGACGGCTGCGACTTCCCGGCCACCAGCTGCGTGGTCGCGCTGCTGGAGAACGACGGCGGCGGCCTGGTGGTGAACCGCGAGGGCCGGTACTTCCAGGCGGTCGAGGGCCGGTCGAACCACCAGCAGATCGACGAGGCGTACGGCTGGGGCCTGAACTGGAGTGCGGGCCGCAAATAA
- a CDS encoding DUF6542 domain-containing protein encodes MIGPYVGRVEQSIRTQPPGPRRRPPAGAGGAAVPGPASPPDARTAVPKLRLPLWLPQQLRSRTKARSGPPARLTAVGTGVLALAATLAAAAVDRLLFDGLGVLFGLGYLVVCFQLAVRVRLADLPAAPISGPIAFALALVFFAPGSASGVTGQVVALASGLALRAGWLFTGTGLAAVIVAARFLAQRRIRRSRAS; translated from the coding sequence ATGATCGGACCGTACGTTGGACGGGTGGAGCAGAGCATCCGTACCCAGCCGCCAGGGCCCAGACGCCGACCGCCAGCCGGCGCCGGTGGGGCCGCCGTACCGGGGCCTGCCTCGCCCCCCGACGCCCGGACGGCGGTGCCGAAGCTCCGGCTGCCGCTGTGGCTGCCCCAGCAGCTGCGGTCCAGGACCAAGGCCCGCAGCGGGCCACCGGCCCGGCTGACGGCGGTCGGTACCGGCGTGCTGGCGCTGGCCGCGACGCTGGCGGCGGCGGCCGTGGACCGGCTGCTGTTCGACGGGCTCGGGGTGCTGTTCGGGCTCGGCTACCTGGTGGTCTGCTTCCAACTGGCCGTCCGGGTACGGCTGGCGGACCTGCCGGCCGCGCCGATCAGCGGGCCGATCGCGTTCGCGCTGGCGCTGGTCTTCTTCGCGCCTGGCTCGGCGTCCGGGGTGACCGGTCAGGTGGTGGCGCTGGCCAGCGGCCTTGCGCTGCGGGCGGGCTGGCTGTTCACCGGCACCGGTCTGGCCGCGGTGATCGTGGCCGCCCGGTTCCTGGCGCAGCGGCGGATCCGGCGCAGCCGGGCGTCCTGA
- a CDS encoding VOC family protein, whose amino-acid sequence MSEFAFARLHHVQLDIPAGSEERCREFWAGVLGMAELAKPPVLAARGGCWFRGGGVEVHLGVVPDFQVSPKAHPGLLVESLDALADRLAAHGHPVTWDDNFPGFRRFHSADPFGNRLEFLEPDSAV is encoded by the coding sequence GTGTCGGAGTTCGCGTTCGCCCGACTGCACCACGTCCAGCTCGACATACCGGCGGGCTCGGAGGAGCGCTGCCGGGAGTTCTGGGCCGGGGTGCTCGGCATGGCCGAGCTGGCCAAGCCGCCGGTGCTGGCGGCTCGGGGCGGGTGCTGGTTCCGCGGCGGCGGGGTGGAGGTGCACCTCGGCGTGGTGCCCGACTTCCAGGTCTCGCCGAAGGCCCATCCGGGCCTGCTGGTCGAGTCGCTGGACGCCCTCGCCGACCGGCTCGCCGCCCACGGTCACCCGGTGACCTGGGACGACAACTTCCCCGGTTTCCGCCGCTTCCACTCCGCCGACCCGTTCGGCAACCGGCTGGAGTTCCTGGAGCCCGACAGCGCGGTGTGA
- a CDS encoding GNAT family N-acetyltransferase → MTPQVRPATPEDAAELVRLRGLMFEAMSGKPDPGGWQPAAEQVLRERLAGPDDRRTMPAFVVDDPERPGRLAACAVGTLERRLPAPGHPDGLFGFVFNICTDPGHRRRGYARACTEALLAWFDARRVTRIDLHATEGGEALYRSLGFHEHSVPLSRQRLLQP, encoded by the coding sequence ATGACGCCCCAGGTGAGACCCGCCACCCCCGAGGACGCCGCCGAGCTGGTCCGGCTGCGCGGCCTGATGTTCGAAGCGATGTCGGGGAAGCCGGATCCGGGCGGCTGGCAGCCGGCCGCCGAACAGGTGCTGCGCGAGCGGCTGGCCGGGCCCGACGACCGGCGCACCATGCCGGCCTTCGTGGTCGACGACCCGGAGCGGCCGGGCCGGCTGGCCGCCTGCGCGGTCGGCACCCTGGAGCGACGGCTGCCCGCGCCGGGGCACCCCGACGGCCTGTTCGGCTTCGTCTTCAACATCTGCACCGACCCCGGCCACCGGCGCCGGGGCTACGCCCGGGCCTGCACCGAGGCGCTGCTGGCCTGGTTCGACGCCCGCCGGGTGACCCGGATCGACCTGCACGCCACCGAGGGCGGCGAGGCGCTGTACCGCAGCCTCGGCTTCCACGAGCACTCCGTCCCGCTCTCCCGGCAGCGGCTGCTTCAGCCCTGA
- a CDS encoding 4-hydroxy-3-methylbut-2-enyl diphosphate reductase: MSNSAQRRVLLAAPRGYCAGVDRAVIAVEKALEQYGAPIYVRKEIVHNKFVVQTLEKQGAIFVDETEEVPEGSIVVFSAHGVAPSVHDEAKIGKLATIDATCPLVTKVHKEAVRFADEDYDILLVGHEGHEEVVGTMGEAPDRIHLVDGAEDVANVQVRDESKVVWLSQTTLSVDETMATVGELKKRFPLLVSPPSDDICYATQNRQVVVKQIAPETDLLIVVGSKNSSNSVRLVEVGLEYGAKAAHLVDFADEIDETWLEGVTTVGLTSGASVPEILVEGVLAYLAERGYADVQTVKTAEEHLIFSLPKELRRDLRAEAAGKL, translated from the coding sequence ATGTCCAACTCTGCGCAGCGCCGTGTCCTGCTCGCCGCCCCCCGGGGCTACTGCGCGGGTGTCGACCGCGCCGTCATCGCCGTGGAGAAGGCCCTCGAGCAGTACGGGGCCCCGATCTACGTCCGCAAGGAGATCGTCCACAACAAGTTCGTGGTGCAGACCCTGGAGAAGCAGGGCGCGATCTTCGTCGACGAGACGGAGGAGGTGCCGGAGGGCTCGATCGTGGTCTTCTCCGCGCACGGTGTCGCCCCGTCCGTGCACGACGAGGCCAAGATCGGCAAGCTCGCCACCATCGACGCCACCTGCCCCCTGGTCACCAAGGTGCACAAGGAAGCCGTCCGGTTCGCGGACGAGGACTACGACATCCTGCTGGTCGGCCACGAGGGCCACGAGGAGGTCGTCGGCACGATGGGCGAGGCGCCCGACCGGATCCACCTGGTGGACGGGGCCGAGGACGTCGCCAACGTGCAGGTCAGGGACGAGTCCAAGGTGGTCTGGCTGTCCCAGACCACGCTCTCGGTGGACGAGACGATGGCCACCGTCGGCGAGCTGAAGAAGCGCTTCCCGCTGCTGGTCAGCCCGCCCAGCGACGACATCTGCTACGCCACCCAGAACCGCCAGGTGGTGGTCAAGCAGATCGCCCCCGAGACCGACCTGCTGATCGTGGTCGGCTCCAAGAACTCCTCCAACTCGGTCCGCCTGGTCGAGGTCGGCCTGGAGTACGGCGCCAAGGCCGCCCACCTGGTGGACTTCGCCGACGAGATCGACGAGACCTGGCTGGAGGGCGTCACCACGGTCGGCCTGACCAGCGGCGCCTCCGTCCCGGAGATCCTGGTCGAGGGCGTGCTCGCCTACCTGGCCGAGCGCGGCTACGCCGACGTGCAGACGGTCAAGACCGCCGAGGAGCACCTGATCTTCTCGCTGCCCAAGGAGCTCCGCCGCGACCTGCGCGCCGAGGCGGCCGGCAAGCTGTAG
- a CDS encoding APC family permease — translation MAEQSGTPGALRRSLGVRDLMVYGLLFIAPMAPVGVFGVLDAKSHGAVAAVYLAATVAMGFTAYSYAQMVRAVPQTGSVFAYARAGLGESWGFVAGWMAMLDYLLIPAVAYLFSGIALHSLVPDVSRWVWTVLAVLVTTALNLTGVRTAAAVGFAVLALEIVVLTVFVVSAVVMLVRDGAERGWLSPLTGVGGFSLTAVVSAVSVAVLSYLGFDAIASFVEEAVGASAAVARAVLWCLALAGVLFVTQTYLAALLTPVTPQQLAADPAAQGSAFYDTVDASIGHWLQTLVAVSKAIGAAFAALAGQAAAGRLLFAMAREGRLPRALSAVDARTAVPRRALLAAAVVTLVAAVWAARRDDGLDQLTSVVNVGALSAFGLLHASVIGWYTVKGDSRDWFRHLLIPLLGMAVIAWVLIEASTTAQWVGATWLAVGLLVLVVQSPAVRRGR, via the coding sequence ATGGCTGAGCAGAGTGGAACCCCGGGCGCCCTGCGCAGGAGCCTGGGCGTACGCGATCTGATGGTCTACGGGCTGCTGTTCATCGCCCCGATGGCACCCGTCGGCGTGTTCGGCGTCCTGGACGCCAAGAGCCACGGCGCGGTCGCCGCGGTCTACCTGGCCGCCACCGTCGCGATGGGATTCACCGCCTACAGCTACGCCCAGATGGTGCGGGCGGTGCCACAGACCGGGTCGGTCTTCGCGTACGCCCGGGCCGGGCTGGGCGAGAGCTGGGGATTCGTGGCCGGCTGGATGGCGATGCTCGACTACCTGCTGATCCCGGCGGTGGCGTACCTGTTCTCCGGGATCGCGCTGCACTCGCTGGTGCCGGACGTCTCCCGCTGGGTCTGGACGGTGCTGGCGGTCCTGGTCACCACCGCGCTCAACCTGACCGGGGTCCGGACGGCGGCGGCGGTCGGCTTCGCGGTGCTGGCGCTGGAGATCGTGGTGCTGACGGTCTTCGTGGTCTCGGCCGTGGTGATGCTGGTCCGGGACGGCGCCGAACGGGGCTGGCTCTCACCGCTGACCGGGGTCGGCGGCTTCTCGCTGACCGCCGTGGTCTCGGCGGTCTCGGTGGCGGTGCTCTCCTACCTGGGCTTCGACGCGATCGCCTCGTTCGTCGAGGAGGCGGTCGGTGCCTCGGCGGCGGTGGCCAGGGCGGTGCTCTGGTGCCTGGCGCTGGCCGGGGTGCTGTTCGTGACCCAGACCTACCTGGCCGCGCTGCTCACGCCGGTGACGCCGCAACAGCTGGCGGCCGACCCGGCCGCGCAGGGCTCGGCCTTCTACGACACCGTCGACGCCTCGATCGGGCACTGGCTGCAGACCCTGGTGGCGGTCAGCAAGGCGATCGGCGCCGCCTTCGCGGCGCTGGCCGGGCAGGCCGCGGCCGGGCGGCTGCTGTTCGCGATGGCCCGGGAGGGGCGGCTGCCCCGGGCGCTGTCCGCGGTGGACGCCCGGACAGCGGTGCCCCGGCGGGCGCTGCTGGCCGCCGCCGTGGTCACCCTGGTGGCGGCGGTCTGGGCGGCCCGCCGGGACGACGGCCTCGACCAGCTGACCTCGGTGGTGAACGTCGGCGCGCTGTCCGCGTTCGGGCTGCTGCACGCCTCGGTGATCGGCTGGTACACCGTCAAGGGCGACTCCCGGGACTGGTTCAGACACCTGCTGATCCCGCTGCTGGGCATGGCGGTGATCGCCTGGGTGCTGATCGAGGCGTCCACCACCGCCCAGTGGGTCGGCGCCACCTGGCTGGCCGTCGGCCTGCTGGTACTGGTGGTGCAGAGCCCGGCCGTCCGGCGCGGGCGCTGA